In Coleofasciculus chthonoplastes PCC 7420, a single genomic region encodes these proteins:
- the aroA gene encoding 3-phosphoshikimate 1-carboxyvinyltransferase: MPVTVVTLKQIETQLDLIITRPPSGLFLKGNIQVPGDKSISHRALMLGAIAQGETRIQGLLLGDDPRSTARCFQGMGATISELNADEVIVKGVGVGELQEPLDILNAGNSGTTLRLMLGLLASQPGRFFTVTGDNSLRSRPMSRVVHPLQQMGAQIWGRGNGSLAPLAIQGQQLKPIHYHSPIASAQVKSCILLAGLMAQGETTVTEPALSRDHSERMLKAFGAKITVDPDTHSATVTGPAQLQGQTVIVPGDISSAAFWLVAGAIVPDSDLLIENIGVNPTRTGILDALAMMNADIQLENQRIVAGEPVADIRVRYSRLKACEISGALIPRMIDEIPILAVAAIFAQGTTVIRDAAELRVKESDRLAVMASQLNRMGATITELPDGLEITGNTPLTGTEVDSHTDHRITMSLAIAALNAQGITTIHGAEAATISYPDFTTTLQRLCNPDSPT, from the coding sequence ATGCCCGTTACGGTTGTCACCCTGAAGCAAATCGAAACTCAACTCGATTTAATTATCACCCGCCCACCATCGGGATTGTTCCTGAAAGGGAATATCCAGGTTCCCGGTGATAAATCTATCTCCCACCGTGCTTTAATGTTGGGGGCGATCGCGCAAGGGGAAACCCGCATCCAGGGACTCCTATTGGGGGATGATCCCCGCAGTACCGCCCGTTGTTTCCAAGGGATGGGCGCAACTATCTCGGAACTGAACGCCGACGAGGTTATCGTTAAGGGCGTGGGTGTGGGAGAATTACAAGAACCTCTGGATATCTTAAATGCAGGCAACTCTGGGACGACTCTGCGGCTGATGCTGGGACTTTTAGCTTCCCAGCCTGGACGCTTTTTTACGGTAACCGGGGATAATTCCTTGCGATCGCGCCCCATGTCTCGTGTGGTTCATCCTCTGCAACAAATGGGGGCGCAAATCTGGGGGCGGGGGAATGGTTCATTAGCGCCTCTGGCGATTCAGGGACAACAGCTTAAGCCAATTCATTACCATTCCCCGATCGCTTCTGCCCAAGTTAAATCCTGTATCCTGTTAGCGGGGTTAATGGCACAAGGGGAAACAACCGTAACAGAACCTGCGTTGTCTCGTGACCATAGTGAACGAATGCTTAAAGCATTTGGGGCTAAAATCACCGTTGACCCAGACACCCACAGTGCTACAGTCACGGGTCCAGCGCAACTCCAGGGACAAACGGTGATTGTTCCCGGTGATATTAGTTCCGCCGCCTTTTGGTTAGTGGCTGGGGCGATTGTCCCGGATTCTGACTTATTAATTGAAAATATCGGGGTTAATCCCACCCGCACGGGTATTTTAGACGCCCTGGCGATGATGAATGCGGATATTCAGTTGGAGAATCAACGGATAGTAGCGGGAGAACCCGTGGCTGATATCCGTGTTCGCTATAGTCGCCTTAAGGCTTGTGAGATTTCTGGGGCGTTAATTCCCCGTATGATTGATGAGATTCCCATTTTGGCAGTTGCGGCGATTTTCGCCCAAGGAACCACAGTAATTCGCGACGCCGCAGAACTTCGGGTCAAAGAAAGCGATCGCCTCGCGGTTATGGCGTCTCAGTTAAACCGGATGGGTGCAACAATTACAGAACTCCCCGATGGATTAGAAATCACCGGAAACACGCCGCTAACAGGTACAGAGGTTGACAGTCATACCGATCACCGGATTACCATGAGTCTGGCGATCGCCGCCCTCAACGCCCAAGGAATCACCACCATCCACGGCGCTGAAGCCGCCACCATTTCTTACCCTGACTTTACCACCACATTACAACGCCTCTGCAATCCAGACTCTCCGACGTGA
- a CDS encoding calcium-binding protein, which produces MASLATTSTLNLGAIIGTPGNDITVGTNQSDRIFGFDGDDGIFSLDGNDVVFGGAGVDIIIGGGGDDLLFGEDGNDLIFGDSQVFGVIGNDIIFGGEGFDVLFGGAGNDGLDGGNGDDVLHGEDGNDILNGGNGNDNLNGGAGNDILEGDDGDDFLSGGDEADILNGGNGNDRMFGDAGDDLLNGNAGDDIINGGDGNDQAFGGLGNDRFFLGAGNDQVFGEDGNDLADGEAGDDLLDGGAGADILFGSLGNDSLVGGDDDDFLVAGVGNDSLSGDAGNDTLIGVDPFVPTFGFGQGEIDTLSGGEGVDTFVLGQDDQVFYVGEGNNDYALITDFIFGEDIIQFAENPTGSVSVSEEGDAGQTLFDAQVIPGGSGTLDSITGTVANNNDVDLFQISLDGGGTFSATTVGGATFDTQLFLFDDSGLLVRQNDDSSGTLQSTISDSSFDPLAPGTYFLAISSFNNDPVGSPPSFPGGGFSSGDYTIELSGVEATPPTFSFGASPDGLPEGTGIFFGDDLIAILQDTSPFGPSLNSDSLLFA; this is translated from the coding sequence ATGGCTTCATTAGCCACAACCTCAACGCTTAATCTTGGCGCAATTATTGGTACGCCAGGGAACGATATCACAGTGGGAACCAATCAGAGCGATCGCATCTTTGGATTCGACGGTGATGACGGCATATTCAGTCTCGACGGTAATGACGTTGTTTTTGGGGGCGCAGGAGTTGACATTATTATTGGTGGTGGCGGTGATGACCTCCTTTTCGGCGAGGATGGTAACGACCTAATCTTTGGGGACTCTCAAGTCTTTGGTGTCATCGGGAATGACATTATTTTTGGTGGCGAAGGCTTTGATGTCCTATTTGGGGGAGCTGGCAATGATGGTCTTGACGGAGGTAATGGTGATGATGTTCTCCACGGTGAAGATGGAAATGACATCCTTAATGGAGGGAATGGCAACGATAACCTAAACGGTGGCGCTGGCAATGATATTCTTGAGGGTGACGATGGGGATGACTTCCTCAGTGGCGGCGACGAGGCTGATATCCTCAATGGTGGTAATGGGAATGACCGCATGTTTGGTGATGCGGGAGATGACTTGCTCAACGGTAACGCTGGGGATGACATTATTAATGGTGGAGACGGAAACGATCAAGCCTTTGGTGGACTGGGTAATGATCGCTTCTTTCTCGGTGCTGGTAATGACCAAGTTTTTGGCGAGGATGGTAACGACTTAGCCGACGGCGAAGCTGGGGATGACCTGCTCGATGGGGGAGCTGGTGCAGATATACTCTTTGGTAGCCTTGGTAATGATAGTCTCGTTGGTGGAGACGATGACGACTTCCTCGTAGCCGGTGTCGGCAATGATTCCCTTTCTGGTGACGCGGGGAATGATACACTCATTGGCGTTGACCCCTTTGTGCCAACCTTTGGATTTGGTCAAGGTGAGATTGATACCCTCAGTGGCGGTGAAGGAGTTGATACCTTTGTCCTCGGACAAGACGATCAGGTATTCTATGTGGGTGAAGGGAATAATGACTATGCCCTGATTACAGACTTCATTTTTGGCGAAGATATCATACAATTCGCTGAAAATCCCACTGGCTCTGTTAGTGTCAGTGAAGAGGGTGATGCCGGACAGACTCTTTTTGATGCCCAAGTCATTCCGGGTGGTTCGGGAACCTTAGACTCGATTACCGGAACCGTTGCTAACAATAACGACGTTGACTTGTTCCAAATCAGTTTAGATGGCGGTGGAACATTTTCTGCCACAACCGTGGGTGGTGCGACGTTCGACACGCAGTTGTTCCTGTTTGACGATAGTGGCTTGTTGGTTCGTCAAAACGACGACTCCAGTGGTACGCTGCAATCGACCATTTCCGATTCATCTTTTGATCCTTTAGCACCCGGAACCTATTTTCTGGCAATTTCCAGCTTCAATAATGACCCAGTGGGATCACCACCTAGCTTCCCTGGGGGAGGCTTCTCAAGTGGGGACTACACTATCGAACTTAGTGGGGTTGAGGCGACTCCTCCTACATTTAGTTTCGGTGCATCCCCTGATGGACTCCCGGAAGGAACAGGCATATTTTTTGGAGACGACCTGATTGCGATTCTGCAAGACACGTCGCCTTTTGGTCCAAGTCTGAACAGTGACAGTTTGCTCTTTGCTTAG
- a CDS encoding GAF domain-containing protein — MISNLSEQSHYPESASSGLQIARGLKAKSQNYKRLLVEVLKWTGGQPFLTQQLCRLIAQAPDAPSKGTEAEWVENLVRSHWIENWEEQPELMHLQTIRDRLLRRKHRSLKLLQVYQRILQQGEAIANDSSEQKELRMMGLILKHQGKVRIHNRIYESVFNQEWVNKALKTIQADLEPGDSEFLKALAELERKLLVSQVEILSKADTESEDEGSAQALYEVLRDVTSKVGELLGADRATIFLLNDEKTELWSLVAENEEGEFLDIQVRVGEGIAGHVAQDKKVIHIPDNVYEDPRAALVKEFDKKYNYRTENILAFPILSESQEVIAVIQLLNKLPGDEQSDKRPKGFTTLDLERLAKCVVPVRRILESCQSCYKVMKKLRATAALAEATRSLDQINLDTKAILQRVMNTAKKLLNADRSTLWLVDRDRGDLWTELPGKGEVRCDVGVGFVGQVAQTRQPMIIPFDLYDHPSAENAKKTDEQTRYRTCSLLCMPVVSPDGELLGVTQLINKRKPGDHPEYNRDEWPHVPSYFKASFDKNDRQSMQVFNERVGVILQFVKTHETLKQLAQIEPKESVYNTLAILSNSVADQSDEALYNALYYTLSFVTNSINKLLGAEQTTIFLLDAEQSIFWSLVWNPRTLNAQEIRVSATLGIASKMVESRSVKASKNPSKLNDLLVHMGLEPDAINTVENMLLFPVVDSKGKVIAIIRSFNKFLFTYESGGTLSETIEINGFTQADAQKLHERMASTLPILQGFQAFHREIRNLQEQRKAIDPLYQAISLVSSSSGGNAEEVIQTVMQAAKQLTHADRTTLWLIDYSTQELWTKIPQADGSLMETRVPLGEGFAGKVAQTGQPLNIPFDLYEHPDSDIARRTDAKTHYRTCSLLCMPVLSCDGELLAVTQLVNKRHTDDTTEYDPSQWPQVPEYFKASFDENDQRDMEIFNNQVGVVLPGIMR; from the coding sequence ATGATTTCAAATTTATCTGAACAGTCCCATTATCCAGAAAGTGCGAGTAGCGGATTACAAATTGCCAGAGGATTAAAAGCTAAATCACAAAACTATAAACGATTGCTGGTTGAGGTGCTGAAATGGACAGGAGGACAACCATTCCTCACCCAGCAGCTTTGTCGCTTAATCGCCCAAGCGCCGGATGCGCCGTCGAAAGGAACGGAAGCGGAATGGGTGGAAAACTTAGTGCGATCGCACTGGATTGAGAATTGGGAAGAACAACCGGAACTGATGCATTTGCAGACGATCCGCGATCGCTTACTCAGACGCAAACACCGCAGTCTGAAGCTGTTGCAGGTGTATCAGCGAATTCTCCAACAGGGAGAAGCGATCGCCAATGACAGTTCCGAACAGAAGGAACTGCGGATGATGGGGTTAATCCTCAAGCATCAAGGAAAAGTTAGGATTCACAATCGCATCTATGAATCGGTATTTAACCAAGAATGGGTCAATAAGGCTTTAAAAACCATCCAAGCTGATTTAGAACCAGGCGACTCGGAATTTCTCAAAGCCTTAGCCGAATTAGAACGCAAACTCCTGGTTTCCCAGGTGGAAATCTTATCCAAAGCCGATACAGAATCCGAGGATGAAGGTTCGGCGCAAGCCCTTTATGAGGTGCTGCGCGATGTTACCTCGAAAGTCGGCGAATTACTGGGTGCGGATCGCGCCACCATTTTCTTACTCAATGACGAGAAGACAGAACTCTGGTCATTAGTGGCGGAGAATGAAGAAGGTGAATTTCTGGATATTCAGGTGCGAGTCGGGGAAGGGATAGCGGGTCATGTGGCTCAGGATAAAAAAGTTATCCATATTCCCGACAACGTTTATGAAGATCCCCGCGCCGCGCTGGTTAAGGAATTTGACAAAAAATATAATTACCGCACCGAGAATATCTTGGCATTTCCGATCTTAAGTGAAAGCCAAGAAGTGATTGCGGTCATTCAGTTACTGAATAAGTTACCGGGCGATGAGCAATCCGACAAACGACCCAAAGGATTCACCACCCTAGACTTAGAACGGTTGGCAAAATGCGTGGTTCCGGTGCGGCGGATTTTGGAAAGTTGCCAATCCTGTTACAAGGTAATGAAGAAGCTGCGGGCGACAGCCGCCTTAGCCGAAGCCACGCGATCGCTCGATCAGATTAACTTAGATACTAAGGCGATTTTGCAACGGGTAATGAATACCGCCAAGAAGCTGCTGAACGCCGATCGCAGTACCTTATGGTTAGTGGATCGCGATCGCGGCGACTTGTGGACGGAACTTCCAGGGAAAGGAGAGGTTCGCTGTGATGTTGGGGTTGGCTTTGTGGGTCAAGTGGCGCAAACCCGCCAACCGATGATTATCCCCTTCGATCTCTACGATCATCCCAGTGCAGAAAATGCCAAGAAAACCGATGAACAAACCCGCTACCGCACCTGTAGCCTCCTCTGTATGCCCGTTGTCAGTCCAGATGGGGAATTATTAGGCGTAACCCAATTAATCAACAAGCGCAAACCTGGGGATCATCCAGAGTATAACCGAGACGAGTGGCCCCACGTTCCCAGCTACTTTAAAGCGAGTTTTGATAAAAATGACCGCCAGTCTATGCAAGTCTTTAACGAACGAGTGGGTGTAATCCTGCAATTCGTCAAGACTCATGAGACCCTAAAACAGCTTGCTCAAATTGAGCCAAAAGAATCTGTTTATAATACCCTAGCAATTCTCAGTAATTCCGTTGCCGATCAGAGTGATGAAGCGCTCTACAATGCCCTGTATTATACGTTGAGCTTTGTCACCAACTCGATTAACAAACTCTTGGGCGCGGAACAGACCACAATTTTTCTCCTGGATGCCGAACAAAGCATCTTTTGGTCATTAGTCTGGAATCCCAGAACCCTAAATGCTCAAGAGATTCGGGTATCTGCCACTCTAGGAATCGCCAGTAAAATGGTTGAATCGCGTTCAGTCAAAGCCAGCAAAAACCCCAGTAAACTGAATGATCTGTTAGTCCATATGGGTTTAGAACCCGACGCGATCAACACTGTGGAAAACATGTTGTTATTCCCAGTGGTGGACTCCAAAGGGAAAGTGATTGCGATTATTCGGTCATTTAACAAATTCCTCTTTACCTATGAATCGGGGGGAACGTTATCCGAAACCATCGAAATCAATGGCTTTACCCAAGCCGATGCCCAGAAATTGCATGAACGTATGGCATCCACATTGCCCATTCTGCAAGGCTTCCAAGCGTTTCACCGGGAAATCCGCAATCTTCAGGAACAACGCAAGGCGATCGATCCCCTCTATCAAGCGATTAGTTTAGTCAGTAGCAGTAGTGGTGGAAATGCTGAAGAAGTCATCCAAACGGTGATGCAAGCCGCCAAACAACTCACCCATGCGGATCGCACCACCCTTTGGTTAATTGATTACTCAACTCAGGAATTATGGACAAAAATTCCCCAAGCCGATGGTTCTTTAATGGAAACACGAGTACCTTTAGGAGAGGGATTTGCTGGAAAAGTTGCCCAAACGGGTCAACCCTTAAACATTCCCTTTGACCTCTACGAACATCCCGATTCTGATATTGCTCGCCGAACAGACGCCAAAACTCATTATCGGACCTGTAGTCTGTTATGTATGCCGGTTTTAAGTTGTGATGGTGAATTACTCGCTGTTACCCAACTCGTGAATAAACGTCACACTGATGATACGACGGAATATGATCCATCCCAGTGGCCCCAAGTTCCTGAGTATTTTAAAGCCAGTTTTGATGAAAATGATCAACGGGACATGGAAATTTTTAACAATCAAGTGGGTGTTGTACTTCCCGGTATCATGCGTTAA
- a CDS encoding glutathione S-transferase family protein — translation MATGMLVNGQWTKEPYQQDPEGRFKRNPTKFRNWVSADGSTGFKAESGRYHLYVSLACPWAHRTLIMRKLKGLEEAISLSIVDPFMDEDGWEFSEAPGCIPDMVHGARYLREVYLKADQNCTGRVTVPVLWDKEKNTIANNESREIIRMFDTEFEAIAKSQVSFYPDHLQEEIDRAIDRIYQPINNGVYRAGFATTQTAYDEAVTELFEALDYWEGVLSQQAYLCGDRITEADWCMFTTLFRFDPVYYVHFKCNLRRISDYPYLGNYLKDLYQQPGVSDTCNLDQIKQHYYKSHPHINPTRIVPKGPVIDWVAG, via the coding sequence ATGGCAACTGGAATGCTGGTGAATGGACAATGGACGAAGGAACCTTACCAGCAAGACCCTGAGGGGCGATTTAAACGAAATCCGACTAAGTTCCGTAACTGGGTGAGTGCGGATGGTTCTACGGGGTTTAAAGCTGAGTCTGGACGCTACCATCTCTATGTCTCTCTGGCTTGTCCTTGGGCGCACCGCACGCTGATTATGCGGAAATTGAAGGGGTTGGAGGAGGCGATTAGCCTGTCCATTGTTGACCCGTTTATGGATGAAGATGGATGGGAATTTTCTGAGGCTCCCGGTTGTATCCCGGATATGGTTCATGGCGCTCGTTATCTGCGAGAGGTTTATCTAAAAGCAGACCAAAACTGTACCGGACGAGTGACAGTCCCTGTGCTTTGGGATAAAGAAAAGAATACGATCGCGAATAATGAATCCCGTGAAATTATCCGCATGTTCGATACGGAGTTTGAGGCGATCGCGAAATCTCAAGTTAGCTTCTATCCCGATCATCTGCAAGAGGAAATCGATCGCGCGATTGACAGAATTTACCAACCAATCAACAATGGTGTCTACCGCGCTGGGTTCGCTACGACTCAGACGGCTTATGACGAGGCGGTAACCGAACTTTTTGAAGCACTAGACTATTGGGAAGGGGTGCTATCCCAGCAAGCTTATCTGTGTGGCGATCGCATCACAGAAGCGGATTGGTGTATGTTTACTACCCTGTTTCGCTTTGACCCCGTTTACTACGTGCATTTTAAGTGCAACTTACGTAGAATTAGTGATTATCCCTATCTAGGAAATTATCTCAAAGATCTCTATCAGCAACCGGGCGTTAGCGATACCTGCAACCTTGACCAGATCAAGCAACATTATTACAAGAGTCATCCCCACATTAATCCCACTCGCATTGTACCCAAAGGTCCTGTGATTGATTGGGTCGCTGGGTAA
- the gatC gene encoding Asp-tRNA(Asn)/Glu-tRNA(Gln) amidotransferase subunit GatC — protein sequence MIDLEQVRKVANLARLELTPEEEEQFLPQLNSILEYFQQLSELDTENVPPTTRAIDVSNVTRPDQLQRYPARDALLAESPDQDGDFFKVPQILSTEE from the coding sequence ATGATTGACCTAGAACAAGTTCGCAAAGTCGCTAATCTGGCACGTTTGGAGTTGACTCCTGAAGAAGAGGAGCAATTTTTGCCGCAGCTTAATAGCATTTTGGAATACTTTCAACAGCTTAGTGAATTAGATACGGAAAATGTTCCGCCAACGACCCGAGCTATTGATGTTAGTAATGTGACTCGACCTGACCAACTTCAACGGTATCCGGCGCGGGATGCTTTATTGGCAGAATCTCCTGACCAAGATGGGGACTTTTTTAAAGTGCCGCAAATCCTCAGTACGGAAGAGTAA
- a CDS encoding photosystem I assembly protein Ycf3: MPRTQRNDNFVDKTFTVMADLILKVLPTNKRAKEAFVYYRDGMSAQGDGEYAEALDNYKQALELEEDSYDRSLILYNMGLIYTSNGEHETALEYYQKALDSNPRLPQALNNVAVIYHFQGEKEKEAGNDEAAEKLFDQAADYWKRAIRLAPNNYLEAQNWLKTSGRSAIDIYF, encoded by the coding sequence ATGCCACGAACACAGCGTAACGATAACTTTGTTGACAAAACCTTCACGGTAATGGCAGATCTCATTCTTAAGGTTTTGCCCACCAACAAGAGAGCGAAAGAAGCGTTCGTCTATTACCGAGATGGTATGTCGGCTCAGGGAGATGGCGAATATGCTGAAGCTTTGGATAATTACAAGCAAGCGTTGGAGTTAGAAGAAGATTCCTATGACCGCAGCCTGATTCTGTACAATATGGGGTTGATTTACACCAGCAACGGTGAGCATGAGACAGCATTAGAGTACTATCAGAAAGCCCTCGACTCTAATCCCCGTCTCCCCCAAGCGCTGAATAATGTTGCTGTCATTTACCATTTCCAAGGTGAGAAGGAGAAGGAAGCGGGAAATGATGAAGCTGCAGAAAAGTTGTTTGATCAAGCCGCCGACTATTGGAAACGAGCTATTCGTCTGGCTCCCAATAACTACTTGGAAGCGCAAAACTGGCTGAAAACCAGTGGGCGTTCAGCTATTGATATCTATTTTTAG
- a CDS encoding pentapeptide repeat-containing protein yields the protein MANLEHLKLLQQGAVGWIKWRNRHHTIEPDLSEANLEGANLRGANLKHVNLKGAQLESANLITANLTKANLSLAYLSLACMIDANLIEASLVSAHLMQAELSYADLSHANLIGADLRGAKLMNVNLSHANLIGTDFREANLKGAMLNEANLRRSNLSDASLIHAHLNRANLTDANLHEAELIGAYLYQADLERANLSQAHLGGAYLFGANLGAADLEGTDLRWANITGANLQAANLKGARLEGAHLNKANLTGAVLDDFTLEGASLQGTILPDGTIHR from the coding sequence ATGGCAAATTTAGAGCATCTGAAATTACTTCAACAAGGTGCAGTGGGCTGGATTAAATGGAGAAATCGGCATCACACCATAGAACCTGATTTGAGCGAGGCTAACCTAGAAGGCGCTAACCTCAGAGGCGCTAACCTGAAGCACGTTAACCTAAAAGGGGCGCAGTTAGAATCCGCTAATTTAATCACGGCAAATCTGACAAAAGCAAACCTGAGCCTTGCTTATCTGAGTCTGGCTTGTATGATTGACGCCAATCTCATCGAAGCTTCCTTAGTCAGCGCTCATCTGATGCAAGCGGAACTCAGCTATGCTGATTTAAGCCATGCTAACTTAATCGGGGCTGATCTCAGAGGCGCTAAGTTGATGAACGTTAATCTGAGTCATGCTAATTTAATTGGCACCGACTTCAGAGAGGCAAACTTAAAAGGCGCAATGCTCAATGAAGCTAATTTGAGACGCAGTAACCTCAGTGACGCCAGCCTGATTCATGCCCATCTTAACCGGGCTAACCTTACCGATGCGAATCTCCATGAAGCCGAATTGATTGGTGCTTACCTCTACCAAGCTGACTTGGAAAGAGCTAATCTGAGTCAGGCTCATTTGGGTGGTGCTTATCTGTTTGGGGCAAATCTGGGCGCTGCCGATTTAGAGGGAACAGATTTGAGATGGGCGAATATTACAGGCGCAAATCTCCAAGCCGCTAATCTCAAAGGTGCTAGATTGGAAGGCGCTCATCTGAACAAAGCTAACCTGACAGGGGCAGTTTTAGATGATTTTACCCTAGAGGGTGCTAGTCTCCAAGGGACAATTTTGCCCGATGGGACGATTCATAGATAG